The genomic stretch CCTGGATGATGCAACAGAACAACTTCATTGCTAGAGACTATAAAAGAGAAAATCACCTCCCCTCCAGTTCCCTCAGATTGAAGAAAGCTTGAAGCAAAGAGGAAACTCGAAGCAGATCCAGAGAAGCAAAACGTGTTCGAGTGTCAAGATGGAAGAAATACTTGCTCCTTTAAGGCAGGCTGTGCGGGAACAGGTacgttttttttctgtaaggtTTCAAATACAACCTGAGCCAACTGAACTAGATGGTGCTCATTTTtcagatttcctttttttttttttcaaataaataactgcagtttCAACAAGTGCctatttttactactttttttttttttaaatcatagttGGTTTAGAACAATAGAGCATGATCATTCCAAGCATCTGCCATCTTTTGCAGCATATCTCATGTATCACAGcatttcttattcttttttaataaaactgaaaaactacACAAttatcctgcaaaaaaaaaaacacatggcaGAGCCTCAATAGCATATAAGCTGAGGTTAAAATGAAAGGTTATGACTTGCCTTAACATTGTTTCACTTTCAGACACTGCTTTCTATAAGTGATTCCTACAAAAGAATTTGAAGAACTgcgtctttttttctttttttttaagaaaaaatattttttgcacttctgcaaaaagaaaaagaaagaaatgtaaaaaaaaaaaaaaaaaatcaaacattcatTAGGACGGTGCAAAGAGGAGGTAACATGTAGACCTTTTCTGCAGGGGGACTTGGTCCGTGAGTTACGGGAGAAAGGTGCTTCTGAGCAGGAGGTGAGCaaagctgctgcagagctgaaagcaCGAAAGAAGACTCTTGAAGCAAAGGTGAGAGTCTCACAGCTTCTGTTTCGCCTTTGTGCTGATTCCACTCTCAGCttgacatgttttctgttttatgacCCTCGCTCTGGTTAAAGAATAATGCTACAAACCATCATTTCCTGTTACAGGAACTGGCTCTGCAGCCCAAGGATGACACAGTGGACCGAGTGAAAATGGAAGACACACTAAAGAGAAGATTCTTCTATGATCAGGCTTTTGCCATATATGGAGGTAAAGCACCAGAATGAAAGGAAAATCAAAACAATGAACAATGGAAGCTGATAGAGGAAGTTGTAAACCACAAGAAAACACTTCAGGAAATATCTAGCTTCACTGTTTAATTAGTCATGAAAAATCAACTTGTTCCTCAGGTGTGAGCGGCCTGTATGACTTCGGCCCAGTTGGCTGCGCCCTGAAGAACAACATCCTGCAGGTTTGGAGGCAGCATTTCATCCAGGAGGAGCAGATCCTGGAGATCGACTGCACCATGCTGACCCCTGAGCCCGTCCTCAAGTAGGAACACTCAAAAGAAAGCACTAACCCAAGTTTGACTTCTAATAGATTTGTCCTAAACCTGCTTCCTTCTTTCAGGACGTCTGGACATGTGGATAAATTTGCTGACTACATGGTGAAAGATGACAAGACAGGAGAATGCTACCGAGCAGATCATCTTCTCAAAGGTGAATTCATGACATGgacagagaacagagaaaatTACAGAATACTAAAATTACTATGTCAGAGTATAGCATATATCATGGTACTTCTTGATAATAATCTTTTCAGGTGTTCCTCTATCTGACATCTGTCAAGGCATCAATGAATGATGGGAATAATCATTTGACATTTAAATAGAGTGTGTTAAAGTTTTTGCCTCACATTTTCTGgctgttaaaaacaaataaaccttaCTGTTAGTTAGAGAGATATTTTGAGAGATTCTTAATATGTGTCATTTCTTGTATAGCCTACTATGTTCTAGGTTGAAACTTTGGCAAATTGTCAAACTTACAGATTTATAGATTATAGATTTTATGTTTGGGGGTCAAAGTAACAAGAAAAAGCATAAATTAATGCCCCAAAAGTCTGAAAacatttgccaaaaataaaaacaaggacTCTTAACGCCACATCGAGACAGTATGAAGGTTACTGCATCTAACAgcaaatgcgtgtatacatttCCTTTTCCTGCAGGGAGAGAGCTGCGTGTTGTCTGTATAGGTTTCTTTGTATAAcctttcacacttttttttattgtacatTTTTATAACGGACTTGTTGGCAGTTTAATTTTTAGACACATTCTGGGCTAAAACCGAACTGATCACAGAACTAAACACTTTAAtaaaagaataatttaaaaaaaatgcatgttaaaATCCTTACgtctgtgttctgtttttgatTCCTCACAGCTCACTTAAAAAAACTCATGTCTGAGGAGAAATGCTCAGCGGAGAAGATGACTGAGATGGAGGGTGTAATCACACAGGTGTGTACTTCACAAACGCACGGAAGCTCTGGCGCGTTGGTGAAGAAGTAATCCTCTGATGCATTTGTGGTCCCTCTGTTTCAGATGGATAATTACGCTCAGCGGGAGTTGGCCGATCTGTTTGTGAAATACAATGTCAAGTCTCCTGCCACAGGAAATGACCTCACACCTCCCAGCTCCTTCAACCTGATGTTTCAGACATCCATTGGGCCTGGAGGAAACATGCCTGGGTACTCATATTTACACCTACAACGTTTGTGTCAGGTGTCTTTATTTTGCAGCTTTGAAATCGTGTGCGCTGATATTGATTTCGCAGCTACCTGAGACCTGAAACAGCACAAGGAATGTTCCTCAACTTCAAGCGCCTGTTAGAGTTCAACCAGGGAAAGCTTCCCTTTGCTGCTGCTCAGATCGGAAACTCCTTCAGGAATGAAATATCCCCTCGCTCTGGACTCATTCGTGTTAGGTGATCAGGAACTCTGTTTAAAGTGAATTATCCCTGGATTCAGTGGATATTGAGTGAAACATTAACTTCTCCTGCTTACAGGGAGTTCACCATGGCCGAGATCGAGCACTTTGTCGACCCAAATGAGAAGGTCCACCCGAAATTCTCCAGCGTGGCCGACCTGGAGATCATGCTGTTCTCCTCCAAGGCTCAGACCAGCGGACAGTCTGCGCAACTGATGAGGCTGGGAGATGCTGTGGAGCAGGTAGGTAACATTTTTGCTGACTTACCTTAGAGTGCCAAAGCCATACCTTAATTGCATGGTTACcctgaaatgttaaaatgtctgCTGAAACTTATAGACCAtaaatg from Archocentrus centrarchus isolate MPI-CPG fArcCen1 chromosome 20, fArcCen1, whole genome shotgun sequence encodes the following:
- the LOC115799557 gene encoding glycine--tRNA ligase-like gives rise to the protein MEEILAPLRQAVREQGDLVRELREKGASEQEVSKAAAELKARKKTLEAKELALQPKDDTVDRVKMEDTLKRRFFYDQAFAIYGGVSGLYDFGPVGCALKNNILQVWRQHFIQEEQILEIDCTMLTPEPVLKTSGHVDKFADYMVKDDKTGECYRADHLLKAHLKKLMSEEKCSAEKMTEMEGVITQMDNYAQRELADLFVKYNVKSPATGNDLTPPSSFNLMFQTSIGPGGNMPGYLRPETAQGMFLNFKRLLEFNQGKLPFAAAQIGNSFRNEISPRSGLIRVREFTMAEIEHFVDPNEKVHPKFSSVADLEIMLFSSKAQTSGQSAQLMRLGDAVEQGVINNSVLGYFIGRIYLYLIKVGLSKDKVRFRQHMENEMAHYACDCWDAESKTSYGWIEIVGCADRSCYDLSCHSRATKVPLVAEKMLKEPKTVNVVQFEPNKGAIGMAYKKDAKLALEYLALCDECYISDQEKLLSETGEFSFETEGKTFKLTKDMVSVKRFQKTLHVEEIIPNVIEPSFGIGRIMYSIYEHSFHIREGDEQRTYFSFPATVAPYKCSILPLSQNQEFVQFILQLAEAMTRNGVSYKVDDSSGSIGRRYARSDEIGVAFGITIDFDTVNKTPHTATLRDRDSMKQIRAEVMELPDIVRDLANGTLKWADVESKFPLFEGQETSKKE